A single Vigna radiata var. radiata cultivar VC1973A chromosome 8, Vradiata_ver6, whole genome shotgun sequence DNA region contains:
- the LOC106770895 gene encoding lipid phosphate phosphatase 2, with protein sequence MASASQGFSPFQRFWALFQGGMRLPVDPSAHTIKSHGAALARNHVRDWLILLLLIVIEVVLFVIKPFYRFVGRDMMEDLKYPMKENTVPVWAVPLYAVLLPMAVFLLFYMRRRDVYDLHHSVLGLLFAALITGVLTDAIKNAVGRPRPDFFWRCFPDGVENYDKWGDVVCHGKESDIKEGHKSFPSGHTSWSFAGLGFLSLYLSGKIKAFDQKGHIAKLCIVFLPLLTACMVGISRVDDYWHHWQDVFAGGLLGLVVATFCYMQFFPAPYSNEGWGPYAYFRAMEESRGNNGNTDRESPVVQAMEEGVTNQEPRRNGDTFTPYPFRSPTLEAMEMEHK encoded by the exons ATGGCGTCGGCTTCGCAGGGTTTCTCTCCTTTTCAAAGGTTTTGGGCGTTATTTCAG GGAGGGATGAGGCTGCCGGTTGATCCCTCGGCTCATACTATCAAGTCCCATGGAGCCGCACTTGCAAGAAATCACGTTCGTGATTGGCTTATTTTGTTGCTTCTTATAGTGATAGAGGTTGTCCTTTTTGTCATCAAACCATTTTATCGCTTTGTGGGAAGGGATATGATGGAAGACCTTAAATATCCTATGAAAGAAAACACGGTGCCAGTTTGGGCTGTTCCT TTATATGCGGTTCTGTTGCCAATGGCTGTTTTCCTTCTATTTTATATGCGCAGGAGAGATGTATACGATTTACATCACAGTGTTTTAG GCTTGTTATTTGCAGCTCTGATCACTGGGGTCTTAACCGATGCTATAAAAAATGCAGTTGGCCGGCCTCGGCCAGACTTCTTTTGGCGTTGCTTTCCCGATGGAGTGGAG AATTATGATAAATGGGGAGATGTGGTATGTCATGGCAAGGAGAGCGATATAAAAGAAGGACACAAAAGTTTCCCAAGCGGTCATACATCAT GGTCCTTTGCAGGTCTAGGTTTTCTTTCTCTGTACCTGTCGGGAAAGATTAAAGCTTTTGATCAAAAAGGGCACATAGCAAAATTGTGCattgtttttcttcctcttcttacTGCTTGCATGGTTGGAATCTCACGAGTGGATGACTATTGGCATCATTGGCAAGATGTGTTTGCAGGAGGACTTCTGG GGTTAGTTGTGGCAACCTTTTGCTATATGCAGTTCTTCCCTGCTCCCTATAGTAATGAAG gatGGGGTCCATATGCATATTTCCGAGCAATGGAGGAATCACGAGGCAACAATGGAAACACGGACAGGGAGTCGCCGGTTGTGCAGGCGATGGAGGAAGGTGTTACGAATCAAGAACCAAGGAGAAATGGTGATACCTTTACACCTTACCCTTTTCGTAGCCCAACCTTGGAAGCCATGGAAATGGAACACAAGTAA
- the LOC106772363 gene encoding uncharacterized protein LOC106772363, with amino-acid sequence MEAQPPTPSTAPPPPPPHLSYPDSVESSPRSRNTDSWDEPFAPASSKLRLMCSYGGHIVPRPHDKSLCYVGGDTRIIVAERATSLADLSTRLSKTFLNGRTFTLKYQLPNEDLDSLISVTTDEDLENMIDEYDRTAAAATSVVKPSRIRLFLFPTKPDSTHSIPPQILDTSTKSDDWFLNALNGNGVPNRGFSDSASVNCLVDLDDEVAGNNLEPGSKDVGEGGAGAGVGGGASLGGSFGKNLKQDVHSVPDSPMLETTSSFGSTSSSPSLANLPPIRVHVVEDQKVMGIEEQFAQMGVGVGQKQQDEGFVLLSSPPPPPVPATLAAVGVPIGPPTIVAGDYHNRVVSDDERSDHGVPVGYRKPPTPQPQVQTQAQSQTQTLAPQFQQKSTGGSGGVVDLPSPDSVSSDSSLANAISRQKPAVYQEQVQIQSGTTRVPSNPVDPKLNVSDPHGRIQMQQHVQDPGYLLQQQFEQHQQTQQLPQQQFEQHQQALPQQQQQFIHGTHFIHHNPAISAYYPVYPSQQHPQHPQQPQLYYVHARQPQAYNLPVQQANMGDSAGNLASSRPQTPPNPATLVPQSAGYNPMRNTPMPKTEMNAYRAATAGTPQLVQVPTSQHQQQYVTYSQIHHPSQSMAPNSAPQANYGFDYADPAHAQIYYSQPLAPTMPSQYQTMTAAAVMMQEGSAQHPSDNLKQQIRTSQPL; translated from the exons ATGGAGGCGCAACCGCCAACACCCTCGACTGCGCCGCCACCTCCGCCGCCACACCTCAGTTATCCTGACTCGGTCGAATCCTCGCCACGCTCCCGCAACACCGACTCCTGGGACGAGCCCTTTGCGCCGGCGTCGTCCAAGCTACGTCTGATGTGCAGCTACGGTGGACATATCGTTCCTCGTCCACACGATAAGTCCCTCTGTTACGTTGGCGGCGACACGCGCATCATCGTTGCGGAACGCGCTACTTCACTCGCGGACCTCTCCACGCGCCTCTCAAAGACTTTCCTGAACGGACGGACCTTTACGCTGAAGTACCAACTTCCCAACGAGGACCTCGATTCTCTCATCTCTGTCACCACCGATGAAGACCTGGAGAACATGATTGATGAGTATGACCGCACCGCCGCCGCGGCCACCTCCGTCGTCAAACCTTCCCGCATCCGCCTCTTTCTCTTCCCCACCAAACCCGATTCCACTCACTCCATTCCCCCCCAAATTCTCGACACCTCGACCAAATCGGACGACTGGTTCTTGAATGCCCTAAACGGCAACGGAGTACCTAACCGAGGGTTTTCGGACTCTGCTTCTGTTAATTGCCTCGTTGATCTCGACGACGAGGTTGCCGGGAACAACCTCGAACCCGGTTCCAAGGACGTTGGGGAAGGTGGTGCTGGTGCTGGTGTTGGTGGAGGTGCTTCTTTGGGTGGATCTTTCGGCAAGAATTTGAAGCAGGATGTTCACTCCGTTCCCGATTCGCCCATGCTCGAAACGACGTCATCGTTTGGGTCCACGTCGTCGTCACCGTCGCTCGCCAATTTGCCTCCGATTAGGGTTCATGTCGTGGAGGATCAGAAGGTAATGGGGATTGAGGAGCAGTTCGCGCAGATGGGGGTTGGAGTGGGGCAGAAGCAGCAGGATGAGGGTTTTGTTTTGCTGTCTTCGCCGCCGCCTCCGCCAGTCCCGGCAACGCTCGCCGCCGTGGGTGTACCGATTGGCCCACCGACGATTGTCGCAGGGGATTATCACAACCGGGTTGTCTCTGATGATGAGAGATCCGATCATGGGGTTCCTGTCGGGTATAGAAAGCCTCCCACTCCTCAGCCACAAGTACAGACGCAAGCGCAGTCACAAACACAAACCCTTGCTCCTCAGTTTCAACAGAAGTCAACTGGTGGTAGCGGCGGTGTTGTTGATTTGCCTTCTCCTGATTCAGTTTCAAG TGATAGTAGTCTTGCGAACGCAATTTCGCGTCAGAAACCTGCTGTTTATCAAGAACAAGTTCAGATTCAATCTGGGACTACAAGGGTTCCTAGTAACCCTGTGGATCCGAAGCTCAATGTTTCTGATCCGCACGGTCGGATCCAGATGCAGCAACATGTACAGGACCCTGGATATTTGTTACAACAGCAATTTGAACAGCATCAGCAGACGCAGCAGTTGCCACAACAGCAATTCGAGCAGCACCAGCAAGCGCTGccacaacagcagcaacaatTTATTCATGGCACACATTTCATCCACCATAACCCTGCAATTTCTGCGTATTATCCTGTATATCCTTCCCAGCAACATCCACAGCATCCACAGCAGCCACAGCTTTACTATGTTCATGCGAGGCAACCGCAGGCCTACAACCTACCTGTGCAGCAGGCTAATATGGGTGACTCTGCTGGAAATCTTGCTTCTAGCCGCCCACAAACTCCACCAAATCCTGCTACACTGGTTCCACAATCTGCTGGATACAATCCCATGAGAAATACTCCCATGCCTAAAACTGAAATGAATGCTTACAGAGCCGCAACCGCAGGCACCCCTCAACTAGTTCAAGTTCCTACAAGCCAGCATCAGCAACAGTATGTCACTTACTCACAGATTCATCATCCATCTCAGTCCATGGCTCCTAATTCTGCTCCCCAGGCGAATTATGGTTTTGATTATGCTGACCCTGCTCATGCTCAAATATACTACTCTCAACCCTTGGCACCTACAATGCCTTCCCAGTACCAGACTATGACTGCTGCTGCTGTGATGATGCAGGAAGGTTCAGCTCAGCATCCCTCGGACAATTTGAAGCAGCAGATAAGAACCTCACAACCATTATAA
- the LOC106772702 gene encoding elongator complex protein 2 isoform X1 — MRGGRGEVEVKRVFIGAGCNRIVNNVSWGASGFVSFGAQNAVAIFCPKSAQIVTTLPGHKAVVNCTHWLPTSKFLFKAKQLEKHYLLSGDADGAIILWELSLADGKWRQVLQLPQLHKKGVTCISGMMVSQTEAMFASTSSDCTVCVWELVFPVTGSGDCKLSCLDSFSIGSKSMVALSLAELPGDSGNIVLAMGGLDNKVHLYCGGRTGKLVHACELKGHTDWIRSLDFSLPINVNGEANNIFLVSSSQDKGIRIWKMTLRSSMLNGNGIYKKGEISLSSYIEGPVLLAGSSSFQISLESLLIGHEDWVYSVTWQPPLASSLEGGTYYQPQSILSASMDKTMMIWQPEKTSGVWMNVVTVGELSHCALGFYGGHWSPNGDSILAHGYGGSFHLWKNVGNDNWLPQKVPSGHFAPVTDISWARSGDYIISASHDQTTRIFAPWKVEASLQHGEFWHEISRPQVHGHDINCMAVIHGKGNHRFVSGADEKVARVFEAPLSFLKTLNNATLQKSCSTDDILGNVQILGANMSALGLSQKPIYVQAVHEIPERRGIDSIDTLETIPDAVPTVFTEPPIEDQLAWHTLWPETHKLYGHGNELFSLCCDHRGELVASSCKAQSAAVAEVWLWQVGSWKAVGRLQSHSLTVTQMEFSHDDNFLLTVSRDRQFSVFSITRTGSGEISYSLLGRQEGHKRIIWSCSWNPHGHEFATGSRDKTVKIWAVEKDSSIRQLITLPQFMSSVTALSWVGLHHQRDHGLLAVGMENGQIELWNLSYNRADDGCIAAASLVAALAVRIDPFICHASAVNCLAWKKNQEDHTSLQLASCGADNCVRVFDVTV, encoded by the exons ATGCGTGGCGGCCGCGGTGAAGTGGAAGTGAAAAGGGTGTTTATTGGAGCGGGATGCAACAGAATAGTGAACAATGTTTCATGGGGTGCTTCTGGTTTCGTCTCTTTTGGAGCTCAGAACGCCGTTGCTATTTTCTGCCCCAAG AGTGCTCAAATTGTGACTACTCTTCCGGGTCACAAGGCAGTTGTGAATTGCACCCACTGGCTCCCAACTTCCAAGTTTCTATTTAAAG CAAAACAATTGGAGAAGCATTATTTGCTTTCTGGGGATGCAGATGGTGCTATTATTTTGTGGGAACTGTCCCTTGCTGATGGCAAG TGGAGGCAAGTGTTACAACTGCCACAATTGCATAAGAAAGGTGTTACATGCATTAGTGGAATGATGGTTTCTCAAACCGAGGCAATGTTTGCATCTACTTCTTCAGATTGCACCGTTTGTGTATGGGAACTTGTATTTCCAGTGACTGGCAGCG GTGACTGTAAGTTGTCGTGCCTGGACTCTTTCTCGATTGGATCTAAGTCTATGGTAGCCCTATCATTAGCTGAATTGCCTGGAGATTCTGGGAATATTGTCCTTGCAATGGGAGGATTGGATAACAAAGTTCATCTTTATTGTGGTGGAAGGACAGGAAAG CTTGTACATGCATGTGAGCTAAAAGGGCATACAGATTGGATCCGGAGTTTGGACTTCTCGTTGCCTATAAATGTGAATGGGGAAGCAAACAATATTTTTCTGGTTAGTTCATCTCAGGATAAAGGCATACGAATTTGGAAGATGACATTACGCAGCTCTATGTTGAATGGAAATGGCATATACAAGAAAGGGGAAATAAGCTTATCATCCTATATAGAAGGTCCTGTACTCTTGGCTGGTTCATCTTCTTTTCAGATATCCTTAGAATCTCTTTTAATTGGACATGAGGATTGGGTATATTCAGTAACATGGCAACCCCCTTTGGCTTCATCCCTAGAAGGGGGTACCTATTATCAACCACAAAGTATCTTATCTGCATCTATGGACAAGACTATGATGATCTGGCAACCTGAAAAGACTTCTGGTGTCTGGATGAATGTTGTCACTGTTGGGGAACTAAGCCACTGTGCTCTGGGTTTCTATGGTGGCCATTGGAGCCCAAATGGAGATTCAATTTTAGCACATGGATATGGTGGATCTTTCCATCTTTGGAAAAATGTTGGTAATGATAATTGGCTGCCACAAAAGGTTCCCTCAGGTCATTTTGCACCAGTTACTGATATTTCTTGGGCTAGATCGGGTGATTATATTATATCTGCCAGTCACGACCAG ACAACTAGAATTTTTGCTCCATGGAAAGTCGAGGCTTCTCTCCAACATGGAGAATTTTGGCATGAAATATCTCGTCCTCAAGTTCATGGTCATGATATAAATTGTATGGCAGTTATTCATGGGAAGGGGAATCATCGTTTTGTCAGTGGAGCTGATGAAAAAGTTGCCAGAGTATTTGAAGCCCCGTTATCATTTCTTAAGACATTAAATAATGCCACTCTGCAGAAGTCTTGTTCCACTGATGATATCTTAGGAAATGTTCAGATTTTGGGTGCAAATATGTCAGCTCTTGGACTATCACAGAAACCTATTTATGTTCAAG CTGTGCATGAGATTCCCGAGAGAAGAGGCATCGATAGTATTGACACCCTTGAAACTATTCCGGACGCTGTTCCAACTGTTTTCACTGAACCTCCAATTGAAGATCAATTGGCTTGGCATACACTTTGGCCTGAAACACATAAACTCTATGGGCATGGAAATGAACTATTTTCTTTATGCTGCGATCATAGGGGTGAGCTAGTTGCTTCTTCATGTAAG GCCCAGTCTGCCGCTGTTGCAGAGGTATGGCTTTGGCAGGTCGGTTCATGGAAAGCAGTTGGCCGCTTGCAATCCCACAGCTTGACGGTGACACAGATGGAATTCTCACATGACGACAACTTTCTTTTGACTGTCTCAAGGGATCGCCAGTTCTCGGTTTTTTCAATCACAAGAACAG GGTCCGGTGAAATTAGTTATAGTCTTCTTGGGAGGCAGGAGGGGCACAAGCGGATTATCTGGTCATGTTCATGGAATCCTCATGGTCATGAATTTGCTACAGGCTCACGGGATAAGACGGTGAAAATCTGGGCCGTTGAAAAGGATTCGTCCATCCGGCAGCTTATAACTTTGCCTCAATTTATGAGTAGTGTGACAGCGTTATCTTGGGTTGGTCTCCATCATCAGAGGGATCACGGACTTCTAGCTGTTGGAATGGAAAATGGGCAAATAGAATTGTGGAATCTGTCTTATAACAGAGCAGATGATGGTTGCATAGCAGCAGCAAGTTTGGTTGCTGCTCTTGCTGTACGTATAGATCCTTTTATATGTCATGCCTCTGCTGTAAACTGCTTAGCGTGGAAGAAAAATCAGGAAGATCACACGAGTCTGCAACTTGCTTCTTGCGGAGCTGATAATTGTGTAAGAGTGTTTGATGTAACGGTTTAG
- the LOC106772702 gene encoding elongator complex protein 2 isoform X2 gives MMVSQTEAMFASTSSDCTVCVWELVFPVTGSGDCKLSCLDSFSIGSKSMVALSLAELPGDSGNIVLAMGGLDNKVHLYCGGRTGKLVHACELKGHTDWIRSLDFSLPINVNGEANNIFLVSSSQDKGIRIWKMTLRSSMLNGNGIYKKGEISLSSYIEGPVLLAGSSSFQISLESLLIGHEDWVYSVTWQPPLASSLEGGTYYQPQSILSASMDKTMMIWQPEKTSGVWMNVVTVGELSHCALGFYGGHWSPNGDSILAHGYGGSFHLWKNVGNDNWLPQKVPSGHFAPVTDISWARSGDYIISASHDQTTRIFAPWKVEASLQHGEFWHEISRPQVHGHDINCMAVIHGKGNHRFVSGADEKVARVFEAPLSFLKTLNNATLQKSCSTDDILGNVQILGANMSALGLSQKPIYVQAVHEIPERRGIDSIDTLETIPDAVPTVFTEPPIEDQLAWHTLWPETHKLYGHGNELFSLCCDHRGELVASSCKAQSAAVAEVWLWQVGSWKAVGRLQSHSLTVTQMEFSHDDNFLLTVSRDRQFSVFSITRTGSGEISYSLLGRQEGHKRIIWSCSWNPHGHEFATGSRDKTVKIWAVEKDSSIRQLITLPQFMSSVTALSWVGLHHQRDHGLLAVGMENGQIELWNLSYNRADDGCIAAASLVAALAVRIDPFICHASAVNCLAWKKNQEDHTSLQLASCGADNCVRVFDVTV, from the exons ATGATGGTTTCTCAAACCGAGGCAATGTTTGCATCTACTTCTTCAGATTGCACCGTTTGTGTATGGGAACTTGTATTTCCAGTGACTGGCAGCG GTGACTGTAAGTTGTCGTGCCTGGACTCTTTCTCGATTGGATCTAAGTCTATGGTAGCCCTATCATTAGCTGAATTGCCTGGAGATTCTGGGAATATTGTCCTTGCAATGGGAGGATTGGATAACAAAGTTCATCTTTATTGTGGTGGAAGGACAGGAAAG CTTGTACATGCATGTGAGCTAAAAGGGCATACAGATTGGATCCGGAGTTTGGACTTCTCGTTGCCTATAAATGTGAATGGGGAAGCAAACAATATTTTTCTGGTTAGTTCATCTCAGGATAAAGGCATACGAATTTGGAAGATGACATTACGCAGCTCTATGTTGAATGGAAATGGCATATACAAGAAAGGGGAAATAAGCTTATCATCCTATATAGAAGGTCCTGTACTCTTGGCTGGTTCATCTTCTTTTCAGATATCCTTAGAATCTCTTTTAATTGGACATGAGGATTGGGTATATTCAGTAACATGGCAACCCCCTTTGGCTTCATCCCTAGAAGGGGGTACCTATTATCAACCACAAAGTATCTTATCTGCATCTATGGACAAGACTATGATGATCTGGCAACCTGAAAAGACTTCTGGTGTCTGGATGAATGTTGTCACTGTTGGGGAACTAAGCCACTGTGCTCTGGGTTTCTATGGTGGCCATTGGAGCCCAAATGGAGATTCAATTTTAGCACATGGATATGGTGGATCTTTCCATCTTTGGAAAAATGTTGGTAATGATAATTGGCTGCCACAAAAGGTTCCCTCAGGTCATTTTGCACCAGTTACTGATATTTCTTGGGCTAGATCGGGTGATTATATTATATCTGCCAGTCACGACCAG ACAACTAGAATTTTTGCTCCATGGAAAGTCGAGGCTTCTCTCCAACATGGAGAATTTTGGCATGAAATATCTCGTCCTCAAGTTCATGGTCATGATATAAATTGTATGGCAGTTATTCATGGGAAGGGGAATCATCGTTTTGTCAGTGGAGCTGATGAAAAAGTTGCCAGAGTATTTGAAGCCCCGTTATCATTTCTTAAGACATTAAATAATGCCACTCTGCAGAAGTCTTGTTCCACTGATGATATCTTAGGAAATGTTCAGATTTTGGGTGCAAATATGTCAGCTCTTGGACTATCACAGAAACCTATTTATGTTCAAG CTGTGCATGAGATTCCCGAGAGAAGAGGCATCGATAGTATTGACACCCTTGAAACTATTCCGGACGCTGTTCCAACTGTTTTCACTGAACCTCCAATTGAAGATCAATTGGCTTGGCATACACTTTGGCCTGAAACACATAAACTCTATGGGCATGGAAATGAACTATTTTCTTTATGCTGCGATCATAGGGGTGAGCTAGTTGCTTCTTCATGTAAG GCCCAGTCTGCCGCTGTTGCAGAGGTATGGCTTTGGCAGGTCGGTTCATGGAAAGCAGTTGGCCGCTTGCAATCCCACAGCTTGACGGTGACACAGATGGAATTCTCACATGACGACAACTTTCTTTTGACTGTCTCAAGGGATCGCCAGTTCTCGGTTTTTTCAATCACAAGAACAG GGTCCGGTGAAATTAGTTATAGTCTTCTTGGGAGGCAGGAGGGGCACAAGCGGATTATCTGGTCATGTTCATGGAATCCTCATGGTCATGAATTTGCTACAGGCTCACGGGATAAGACGGTGAAAATCTGGGCCGTTGAAAAGGATTCGTCCATCCGGCAGCTTATAACTTTGCCTCAATTTATGAGTAGTGTGACAGCGTTATCTTGGGTTGGTCTCCATCATCAGAGGGATCACGGACTTCTAGCTGTTGGAATGGAAAATGGGCAAATAGAATTGTGGAATCTGTCTTATAACAGAGCAGATGATGGTTGCATAGCAGCAGCAAGTTTGGTTGCTGCTCTTGCTGTACGTATAGATCCTTTTATATGTCATGCCTCTGCTGTAAACTGCTTAGCGTGGAAGAAAAATCAGGAAGATCACACGAGTCTGCAACTTGCTTCTTGCGGAGCTGATAATTGTGTAAGAGTGTTTGATGTAACGGTTTAG
- the LOC106772766 gene encoding uncharacterized protein LOC106772766: protein MLSKLLSMSKAMSMSMSMSMSFQSDQHEVLRRGFSTFASLPRATAPFRLRAFSTAVTDKPSVCTADELHYVSLSNSDWKLALWRYNPSPLAPPRNHPLLLLSGVGTNAIGYDLSPESSFARYMSGQGFETWILEVRGAGLSLQGSNSKDIEQSANAMSEKMEAASEIATATNGAMASNKELNNISCTVSETQIPPVLNGVETENVAIKGDLTRLATVWDESKLVARLTETFMFLSERVSGFLSESQSRVMFSKFLDQISKLLVDSPLYEQFNDVRGKLSTLFETKENSGITSQITDLSQRLVNIIEEGQLSVSPPLYDLQARFTSTIEDFQKQLDLIVKYDWDFDNYLEEDVPAAIEYIVKQSMPKDGKLLAIGHSMGGILLYSMLSRFGSEGKEPNLAAVVTLASSLDYTSSKSALKLLLPLADPAQALNVPVVPLGTLLAAAYPLSSRPPYVLSRLNTLISAEDMMHPNLLKRLVLNNFCTIPAKLLLQLTTAFRERGLCNRNGTFFYKDHLHKSNTPILAIAGDQDLICPPEAVEETVKLIPEHLVTYEVFGKPGGPHYAHYDLVGGRLAVEQVYPSIIEFLSCHDK from the exons ATGTTATCCAAATTGTTAAGCATGTCGAAAGCCATGTCCATGTCCATGTCTATGTCTATGTCCTTCCAATCTGACCAGCACGAAGTTCTCCGCAGAGGCTTTTCCACCTTCGCCTCCCTCCCACGCGCCACCGCGCCCTTCCGTCTCAGGGCTTTCTCCACCGCCGTCACCGATAAGCCCTCTGTTTGCACAGCCGACGAACTCCATTATGTCTCTCTCTCCAATTCCGATTGGAAACTCGCTCTCTGGCGCTACAACCCTTCGCCTCTC gCACCTCCGAGGAATCATCCTCTGTTGCTCTTGTCGGGCGTGGGAACTAACGCCATTGGGTATGACCTTTCACCCGAG TCATCATTTGCACGTTACATGTCTGGTCAGGGATTTGAAACTTGGATTCTTGAAGTACGAGGAGCTGGGTTGAGTCTTCAGGGTTCAAATTCTAAAGATATTGAACAATCTGCTAATGCAATGTCTGAGAAGATGGAAGCTGCTTCAGAAATTGCTACAGCTACCAACGGAGCCATGGCTTCAAACAAAGAATTGAATAACATCTCTTGCACCGTTTCTGAAACTCAGATTCCTCCTGTCTTAAACGGGGTAGAAACTGAGAATGTGGCCATCAAAGGTGACCTAACTAGGCTGGCTACTGTTTGGGATGAATCAAAGTTGGTGGCAAGATTGACCGagacttttatgtttttgtcaGAAAGAGTCTCTGGGTTTCTGAGTGAAAGTCAATCAAGGGTAATGTTTTCCAAATTTCTAGATCAGATTTCAAAACTTCTGGTGGATTCTCCACTATACGAACAATTCAACGACGTAAGGGGAAAGCTTTCAACTTTGTTTGAAACAAAGGAAAACTCTGGTATTACTAGTCAAATAACTGATCTGAGTCAAAGACTAGTAAATATTATTGAGGAAGGTCAGCTATCTGTTTCTCCTCCATTATATGATCTACAAGCTCGCTTTACTTCTACAATAGAAGATTTTCAGAAGCAACTTGACTTGATTGTGAAGTATGATTGGGACTTCGATAATTACTTGGAAGAAGATGTTCCTGCAGCG ATAGAATACATAGTGAAACAAAGCATGCCTAAAGATGGAAAATTGCTTGCAATTGGACACTCAATGGGTGGTATCTTGCTTTACTCCATGTTGTCACGATTTG GTTCTGAAGGAAAAGAACCAAATTTGGCTGCAGTGGTCACACTGGCATCATCTTTGGATTACACATCATCCAAATCAGCTCTGAAATTACTCTTACCCTTA GCAGATCCTGCCCAGGCCCTCAATGTCCCTGTTGTTCCTTTGGGGACATTGCTGGCAGCAGCTTATCCTCTTTCTTCTCGTCCACCGTATGTATTGTCACGGTTAAATACATTGATTTCAGCTGAGGACATGATGCATCCAAATTTATTAAAGAGACTTGTTTTGAATAACTTCT GCACCATACCTGCAAAACTTCTCTTGCAACTCACTACAGCATTTCGAGAACGTGGTTTATGCAACAGGAATGGGACCTTTTTCTATAAGGATCATCTACACAAAAGCAATACCCCTATCTTAGCTATTGCCGGAGACCAGGATCTGATTTGCCCACCTGAAGCTGTggaag AAACTGTTAAGTTAATTCCTGAGCACTTGGTTACCTATGAAGTTTTTGGAAAACCTGGAGGCCCACATTATGCACATTATGATTTAGTAGGAGGAAGGCTG GCAGTGGAGCAGGTGTATCCCAGTATAATTGAATTTCTTAGCTGTCACGACAAGTGA